The Candidatus Omnitrophota bacterium genome contains the following window.
GTTCTTTGAATTTTGGAATAACGCTTCCGCGACTTCCTATTACATTGCCATAGCGAACACAGCTAAACTTCGTTTTAGACTTTCCTGAATAAGAATTACCTTGAACAAAAATCTTTTCTGCACAAAGCTTTGTGGCCCCATATAGATTTATCGGGTTTACTGCCTTATCAGTGCTTAAAGCCATTACCTTATGTACTTTGTTATCTATAGCTGCATCTATTATATTCTGGGCACCGATGATGTTTGTCTTTACTGCCTCAAAAGGATTATATTCGCATGATGGCACCTGTTTTAAGGCCGCAGCGTGCACAACAATGTCAACGCTATCCATCGCCCTTTCTAATCTTTCTCTATCCCTTATATCGCCAATAAAAAATCTTAAATGTTCATTATTATTAAACTTTTTCTCCATCTCCCATTGCTTTAATTCATCCCGGCTAAAGATTCGTATAGCCTCTGGCTTAAATTTTTTCAGGACTATTTCTGTAAATTTTTGACCAAAAGATCCGGTTCCACCGGTGAGTAGTATTATTTTTCCATTCAAAGACATAACGCCTCCTCCAAATATTATTTAAATCTTATTAAAAACCAGATTGAAAAGGAACTTTCTAAATCTAAATCTATTTGCATAGTCATCAATCCTGCTTGATAATGAAAGACTATTGCGCTGACTCAAAAATGAACGCATGTTTTTATCAGTCTTTATTAGATTAACTTTGCTAAGCCGGCAGACTAAGCTATCATAGTCTTGCTCGAGGAATCTAATCTTAGAAAACCAATAGCGACTTGCCTGGAAATCCTTGGACTCATATTCTAAATATGATAGAAAAAAAAGACATTGGATATATTCATCTATCTCTTCATCTAATATCTGCCAAATATAGCTAACCCTTTCCAACACTGTCTTTTCATGGATTAGGCCATATTCTGGCTTACTATATTGCAGTTTATAGAAAGATGTTACTTTATTAACCCAACTATGCATATCCCCCATGGTAATCCATCTTAAGTCTTCTATCTTTAAGTCAGATAACAAATAATTGAACAAAAACGGCCTTTTCTCTACCGCTTGCCTAAACAAATTATTGGCCTGTCTATAACGTTTAAGTTTTAATTGCTCAATCCCAGAGTTGAAAAGTTGCGAAAAAGGACTGCTGTTTTTACCCTCTGAATTATTTATTCTATATCCTTCTAAAGAATAATTTAAAGAAACCTCATTAACATTCGGAACTTGATTGAATTTAATTCTTACTGGAACCTTATCAAAGACCTGGGCAAAAACATACCTTGCATTATCATTATATTTGTCAGTAGCAGAGAATCCTTTATAATGGGCAAATTCTACGGGTTTAATTTTATTCACATAAATATCTTCAACACCAAGTTTATCTAGGCCGTAAGTATCTTCTAAATTGCTTCTGATCACGTTTGCGGCTCGTATAAAATCATAAGTCATGAAACTATTCACCAGCTTACCCCTGAATAAAGCTAATTTTATTGCCATTAGATTAGGTAAACAAAGGAGAACGAGCAAAAAAACTAAGATTGTCTCCTTTGTCATTATTTTTAATCTTGTCGAATCCAATAAATGCATAATAAAATAGAATAGAACAGAACAAAACGCAATACAAAATATTGGAGACAAAAAGATAAAATATCGAGAAGGAATAGGATTACGTAAATATAGATACCCTAAAGCAAAAAGATACCAAACCCCTAATGTTATAAGCGACTTGTTTTCGAGAACAAACTTTTTAATAAAGATAATTATTATCAAAATCCCCAGTATAAGACTATAGGAGTCAAGCTGAAACGGTATAAAATGATAAGTCCGCACAGAGTCGATTAAGAAAACATTCGTCAAAGGATGTATAAATGAAGCCAAAATACCTAAAAATGGCACTAAAAAATTATATGGTATTAGGAGTCTCTTCGCACCGCCCATTGCAATCAATAACAAAGCTAAAACAAACAATGCTATTATTGATAGCCACTTTAATTTTTTTATAAAATGATTGAATTGGGGTAATCGTAATATTACCCTTAACGTAAATAAACAAAATGCTCCCGAAAAAAACATTATTAGATACTTTGTAAATATAGGGATGTTAACATTGTGGAAAAACATAAATAGGCGTGTCTCGCCAAATGCAAATGTAACTAAAGGATATATTAGATAAGTAGCAAATAGGGGTAACCAGATATCATACTTTCTAATTCTCTCATCATGATTTTTTGAGCAGAATAATATATGAGTCATTATCATTGCAGGCAGAATAAAAATACTTGCCCGGCTAAAAGAAGCAACTAGATTAAATATCAAGGTTAAAATATAATAGCTTCTGTATTTTTTATTGCTGCTAATGAGTTCGTCTGTTCTCAGATAAAAATTTAAAACAAATAAAATAAAAAAGACTACTATCAAGTGCTGAAAGGCCATTGGCCACATGTAGGCATGAAAATGGGCAAAAAGCGTCAGATATACTAAAGCGGAAAAAAAGCTGATTTTTGAATTTAGGCCCAATTTCTTACAGACAAAAAATAACAAAATAGAACAAGCAAAATGAAATAAAACAGAGACAAATATGAAATACCTCGCTAATGGTCCAAACAAAGACATAATAATAAAGCTATAAATCTTTAATGATGCGCTTGCCTGTTCTATTGGCAGCTGACTAAAGAAAAATCTAATTAATTGAAATACCGATAGATTCTTTGCCTCTTGTGCAACCGTGGGTAAAAGCCAGAGCAGATCTTCTTCAAAAAAAGTATTTATAGCATGTGAATAAATAACTTTTATAAATAACGCAGATAAAAATATGCCAACACAGATATAGATCAATCTTATCGTGTTTATTTGCGAAAGTTTACTTACTCTATTGTGAAAAAAATTCTTCATGTGATTATTGCCTGTCAACAAATTGCCTATTCTTTACTCTTTTTAAATACCATTGATAGGTAATCTCCAAGCCTGCTTTAAGCTCAACCTTTGGTTTCCAGCCTAAAGAAGTTAAACTACTTGTATCAAGCAGTTTCCTGAAAACCCCGTCTGGTTTCTTGGTATCAAATTTAATAGTCCCTTTAAAACCCACGATTTTCTTTAGCAATAGACTTAGGCTTTTTATAGAAATATCCCTGCCAGTTCCGACATTGATAGGCTCTAGGAAATTGCTTTTATTCATAAGAAATATACCTGCATCCACCAAATCATCTACATATATAAACTCTCTTCGAGGTCTTCCGGAACCCCAAATAGTAACGCTCCTTTTTTTTCTAATCTTTGCTTCATGAAATCTTCGCATAAGTGCAGGAATTACATGAGAGTTATTTGGATTAAAATTATCATCTGGACCAAACGTAGTAGCTGGTATTACTGAAATAAAATTAGTTCTGTATTCTCGATTATAGGCTTGGCACATCTTGATGCCGGATAATTTTGCTACTGCATATGGCTCATTAGTCTGCTCCAGGGGACCACTCAATAAATACCCTTCCTTCATTGGTTGCGGACATTTCCTAGGATAAACACAGGAAGAAGCAAAAAACAAAAGCCTCTTTACTTTCACCTGCCAAGCTGAGTGGATTACGTTAGCCTGAATTAATAAATTCTCATAAATTAATTCTGCCGGTTGTGAAATATTAGCTGCGATACCCCCTTCTTTAACTGAAGGTAAAAAACAATATTCTACTCTTTCTTTTTTAAAAAACGAAAACACCTGCTTCTGATCAGTAAGATTAAGCTTGTATGCATCACTTAAAAACAAGTCAACAAACCCAAGCTGCTTCAACTTAAGAGATAAAGTTCGACCTACTAATCCACTGCCTCCGGCAATAAAAATTCTTGATTTCTTATTCATAGGCGCAAATTTGAGCAAAAATCCTATTGACCTTATTCCTTTAGAAAATTCCTGATTACGTTAAGAACGTAATCGAGTTCAGTTCTGCCCATATCCTGATGGATGCCGATATGTAAACCCTTTTCTCCCATATATTCTGCATTAGGAAATTCTCCTATTCTTTTTCCTAAAAATTTAAATCCGGGACATTGTGTGGGCATTGACAAAAAGAGATTACGCGTATCGATTCCATTTTTTTCTAAGAAGAAGACAAGCTTATCCCTGCTGAATTTAACGTCTTCAGCAATGATTATAGGAAAGGCATGTGGTCCGATCTCCTCATGAGGCTCTTCTTTAATCGTATAAAGAAAAGGCTCGAACTCTTTAAATTTCTCTATCATGTATAATAAATTTTGGCGTCTTTTTTTCAAAATCTGAGGGTAGATATCGATGTTGCCTAAGCCGATTGCTGCTTCTAATTCGTTCATCTTGGCCGAGAATCCTATGCGTTCAAAAATGAATCTAATGTCTCTATTTTGACCGTACTTGAATCTCTTGTCGCAATATCCGGAAGAGGTATTTAGTATGCAGCTTTCACATTTACAAGCTCTTCCGTGAGCCCTAAGGGAACGTAAAATTTCAGCAAAATCTCCTCTATCTGTAACAACCATGCCACCTTCTACTGTAGTTATCATATGTGCCACATAGAGACTAAAGGCCGCCATATCAGCCAATGTTCCTACCTGTCTTCCTTTGTATACTGTTCCATAGGCCTCAGCCGCATCCTCAATAACGAAAAGTTTATGTTTTTTGGCAATAGCGTTAATTGTATCCATTTCAGCAGGTTTACCCATAAGATGAACAGACATTATAGCCCTTGTCTTTTTAGTTATAGCTTCCTCTATTTTTAAAGGATCAATATTCAATGTCTTTCTATCAATATCGACAAATACAGGTGTAAAACCAGCCTGGAGAACAGAATTACCTGTACTAACAAAAGAAAGTGCTGGTACAATAATTTCATCGCCTCGCTTTGCACCAAAGTCATAGCAGACCGCCATGGCAAGACAATCAGCATCTGTTCCAGAACTTACGGCGATCGCCTCTTTTGTGCCGATAACATCAGCAAAGTTTTTCTCCAATTCTCTCACGTACTTGCCACCCGAAACTCTATTTGAAGAGAGAATCTTCTCAATAAGTTCTCTTGACTTATGGGTGATGGAAATAGTTCCAAAAGCAATTCTCATTTTTTTCATTTTTTATTTTTCCTAAAATATACTTAGGGTTCTCATCAAGGACTGCTGTGATCAATTCTTTCATTTTAAAATTTTCTGGGCTTGCCGATATCTTTCTGGTGTTCCAATGTCAATAAAATCTGCGTCTGTCTTATACCCGTAAAAATCACTTTTAGTAATTTTGGGGAAAAGTTGTCGCTCTAGAGAAAAATTCTTATCAGATGGAATCATAGAAAATATCCTATTGTCAAAAAGATAAATCCCAGCA
Protein-coding sequences here:
- the pseB gene encoding UDP-N-acetylglucosamine 4,6-dehydratase (inverting) produces the protein MSLNGKIILLTGGTGSFGQKFTEIVLKKFKPEAIRIFSRDELKQWEMEKKFNNNEHLRFFIGDIRDRERLERAMDSVDIVVHAAALKQVPSCEYNPFEAVKTNIIGAQNIIDAAIDNKVHKVMALSTDKAVNPINLYGATKLCAEKIFVQGNSYSGKSKTKFSCVRYGNVIGSRGSVIPKFKEQKKSGELTITDKRMTRFWITLEQGVNFVIKCIEMMNGGEVFVPKIPSMKILDLANLILPDCKIKQIGIRPGEKMHEALVTEDEARHTREFEGYYIIEPDFHWWSDKNFKGGKKLNHGFRYSSDQNPRWLTKSQMKKLLKRDNA
- a CDS encoding GDP-L-fucose synthase codes for the protein MNKKSRIFIAGGSGLVGRTLSLKLKQLGFVDLFLSDAYKLNLTDQKQVFSFFKKERVEYCFLPSVKEGGIAANISQPAELIYENLLIQANVIHSAWQVKVKRLLFFASSCVYPRKCPQPMKEGYLLSGPLEQTNEPYAVAKLSGIKMCQAYNREYRTNFISVIPATTFGPDDNFNPNNSHVIPALMRRFHEAKIRKKRSVTIWGSGRPRREFIYVDDLVDAGIFLMNKSNFLEPINVGTGRDISIKSLSLLLKKIVGFKGTIKFDTKKPDGVFRKLLDTSSLTSLGWKPKVELKAGLEITYQWYLKRVKNRQFVDRQ
- a CDS encoding DegT/DnrJ/EryC1/StrS family aminotransferase, which produces MKKMRIAFGTISITHKSRELIEKILSSNRVSGGKYVRELEKNFADVIGTKEAIAVSSGTDADCLAMAVCYDFGAKRGDEIIVPALSFVSTGNSVLQAGFTPVFVDIDRKTLNIDPLKIEEAITKKTRAIMSVHLMGKPAEMDTINAIAKKHKLFVIEDAAEAYGTVYKGRQVGTLADMAAFSLYVAHMITTVEGGMVVTDRGDFAEILRSLRAHGRACKCESCILNTSSGYCDKRFKYGQNRDIRFIFERIGFSAKMNELEAAIGLGNIDIYPQILKKRRQNLLYMIEKFKEFEPFLYTIKEEPHEEIGPHAFPIIIAEDVKFSRDKLVFFLEKNGIDTRNLFLSMPTQCPGFKFLGKRIGEFPNAEYMGEKGLHIGIHQDMGRTELDYVLNVIRNFLKE